The following coding sequences lie in one Bos indicus isolate NIAB-ARS_2022 breed Sahiwal x Tharparkar chromosome 12, NIAB-ARS_B.indTharparkar_mat_pri_1.0, whole genome shotgun sequence genomic window:
- the C12H13orf46 gene encoding uncharacterized protein C13orf46 homolog isoform X1 — protein MDKDGSATHRRHRPGPGAPPMGVGPAHLKAASEMAELQRSRSVGGLLQKGDPPSCIKKLCKELESEDPGKDVRSEAEDASCQASLEDKQDRGQDARGQALEDANVEEASTRHEQPAGGEGADECAPEDEELEPKSVKLDDLLEKEKPPVFVEIDLGDLAEEVQDQLGVLHPVLHQKEGEAKRVAWRRPGGARMQTAVLRHQRSLLQRRHDCSTHDAPPLGSDEAIF, from the exons ATGGACAAGGACGGTTCGGCCACCCACAGGAGGCACCGGCCCGGCCCCGGCGCCCCTCCCATGGGCGTGGGCCCCGCACACCTCAAGGCAGCCAGTGAGATGGCCGAGCTGCAGCGGAGCCGGAGTGTGGGCGGCCTGCTCCAGAAGGGGGACCCGCCGAGCTGCATCAAGAAGCTGTGCAAGGAGCTAG AGTCTGAAGACCCGGGGAAGGACGTCAGGAGCGAAGCAGAAGATGCCAGCTG CCAGGCCAGCCTGGAGGACAAGCAGGACAGGGGCCAGGATGCCCGTGGGCAGGCGCTGGAGGATGCGAATGTGGAGGAGGCCAGCACTCGCCACGAGCAGCCGGCCGGAGGGGAGGGCGCGGACGAGTGCGCCCCGGAGGACGAG GAACTGGAGCCCAAGTCCGTCAAGCTAGACGACCTTTTGGAGAAAGAG AAACCACCTGTGTTTGTGGAGATTGACCTGGGAGACCTTGCCGAGGAG GTCCAGGACCAGCTGGGTGTGCTGCATCCCGTACTCCACCAGAAAGAAGGTGAAGCAAAGCGCGTAGCCTGGAGAAG ACCGGGAGGGGCGAGGATGCAGACAGCTGTCCTGAGACACCAGAGGAGCCTGCTTCAGAGGCGCCATGACTGCTCCACACATGATGCTCCACCACTGGGAAGCGATGAGGCCATCTTTTAA
- the C12H13orf46 gene encoding uncharacterized protein C13orf46 homolog isoform X4 → MDKDGSATHRRHRPGPGAPPMGVGPAHLKAASEMAELQRSRSVGGLLQKGDPPSCIKKLCKELESEDPGKDVRSEAEDASCQASLEDKQDRGQDARGQALEDANVEEASTRHEQPAGGEGADECAPEDEELEPKSVKLDDLLEKEKPPVFVEIDLGDLAEEVVTCITKEEKRPQRDMGDVSEDESRTSWVCCIPYSTRKKVKQSA, encoded by the exons ATGGACAAGGACGGTTCGGCCACCCACAGGAGGCACCGGCCCGGCCCCGGCGCCCCTCCCATGGGCGTGGGCCCCGCACACCTCAAGGCAGCCAGTGAGATGGCCGAGCTGCAGCGGAGCCGGAGTGTGGGCGGCCTGCTCCAGAAGGGGGACCCGCCGAGCTGCATCAAGAAGCTGTGCAAGGAGCTAG AGTCTGAAGACCCGGGGAAGGACGTCAGGAGCGAAGCAGAAGATGCCAGCTG CCAGGCCAGCCTGGAGGACAAGCAGGACAGGGGCCAGGATGCCCGTGGGCAGGCGCTGGAGGATGCGAATGTGGAGGAGGCCAGCACTCGCCACGAGCAGCCGGCCGGAGGGGAGGGCGCGGACGAGTGCGCCCCGGAGGACGAG GAACTGGAGCCCAAGTCCGTCAAGCTAGACGACCTTTTGGAGAAAGAG AAACCACCTGTGTTTGTGGAGATTGACCTGGGAGACCTTGCCGAGGAG GTGGTCACATGCAtcacaaaagaagagaagcggcCCCAGAGGGACATGGGGGATGTGTCAGAGGACGA GTCCAGGACCAGCTGGGTGTGCTGCATCCCGTACTCCACCAGAAAGAAGGTGAAGCAAAGCGCGTAG
- the C12H13orf46 gene encoding uncharacterized protein C13orf46 homolog isoform X2: protein MDKDGSATHRRHRPGPGAPPMGVGPAHLKAASEMAELQRSRSVGGLLQKGDPPSCIKKLCKELESEDPGKDVRSEAEDASCQASLEDKQDRGQDARGQALEDANVEEASTRHEQPAGGEGADECAPEDEELEPKSVKLDDLLEKEKPPVFVEIDLGDLAEEVQDQLGVLHPVLHQKEGEAKRVAWRSQTGRGEDADSCPETPEEPASEAP, encoded by the exons ATGGACAAGGACGGTTCGGCCACCCACAGGAGGCACCGGCCCGGCCCCGGCGCCCCTCCCATGGGCGTGGGCCCCGCACACCTCAAGGCAGCCAGTGAGATGGCCGAGCTGCAGCGGAGCCGGAGTGTGGGCGGCCTGCTCCAGAAGGGGGACCCGCCGAGCTGCATCAAGAAGCTGTGCAAGGAGCTAG AGTCTGAAGACCCGGGGAAGGACGTCAGGAGCGAAGCAGAAGATGCCAGCTG CCAGGCCAGCCTGGAGGACAAGCAGGACAGGGGCCAGGATGCCCGTGGGCAGGCGCTGGAGGATGCGAATGTGGAGGAGGCCAGCACTCGCCACGAGCAGCCGGCCGGAGGGGAGGGCGCGGACGAGTGCGCCCCGGAGGACGAG GAACTGGAGCCCAAGTCCGTCAAGCTAGACGACCTTTTGGAGAAAGAG AAACCACCTGTGTTTGTGGAGATTGACCTGGGAGACCTTGCCGAGGAG GTCCAGGACCAGCTGGGTGTGCTGCATCCCGTACTCCACCAGAAAGAAGGTGAAGCAAAGCGCGTAGCCTGGAGAAG CCAGACCGGGAGGGGCGAGGATGCAGACAGCTGTCCTGAGACACCAGAGGAGCCTGCTTCAGAGGCGCCATGA
- the C12H13orf46 gene encoding uncharacterized protein C13orf46 homolog isoform X3, whose amino-acid sequence MDKDGSATHRRHRPGPGAPPMGVGPAHLKAASEMAELQRSRSVGGLLQKGDPPSCIKKLCKELESEDPGKDVRSEAEDASCQASLEDKQDRGQDARGQALEDANVEEASTRHEQPAGGEGADECAPEDEELEPKSVKLDDLLEKEKPPVFVEIDLGDLAEEVQDQLGVLHPVLHQKEGEAKRVAWRSNWASTWLLDQPDREGRGCRQLS is encoded by the exons ATGGACAAGGACGGTTCGGCCACCCACAGGAGGCACCGGCCCGGCCCCGGCGCCCCTCCCATGGGCGTGGGCCCCGCACACCTCAAGGCAGCCAGTGAGATGGCCGAGCTGCAGCGGAGCCGGAGTGTGGGCGGCCTGCTCCAGAAGGGGGACCCGCCGAGCTGCATCAAGAAGCTGTGCAAGGAGCTAG AGTCTGAAGACCCGGGGAAGGACGTCAGGAGCGAAGCAGAAGATGCCAGCTG CCAGGCCAGCCTGGAGGACAAGCAGGACAGGGGCCAGGATGCCCGTGGGCAGGCGCTGGAGGATGCGAATGTGGAGGAGGCCAGCACTCGCCACGAGCAGCCGGCCGGAGGGGAGGGCGCGGACGAGTGCGCCCCGGAGGACGAG GAACTGGAGCCCAAGTCCGTCAAGCTAGACGACCTTTTGGAGAAAGAG AAACCACCTGTGTTTGTGGAGATTGACCTGGGAGACCTTGCCGAGGAG GTCCAGGACCAGCTGGGTGTGCTGCATCCCGTACTCCACCAGAAAGAAGGTGAAGCAAAGCGCGTAGCCTGGAGAAG TAACTGGGCCTCCACATGGCTCCTGGACCAGCCAGACCGGGAGGGGCGAGGATGCAGACAGCTGTCCTGA